The region CACCAAGTATTTTTGAtcttaattatatttataacagTATAGGGAGCatgaaaaggaaaaaaataaatgtagaaaaattaaatttgtttaatataGAAGAAACGGTAAAGAGACAAAAAACAAatctttttaatattttcaacgatttaaaaaatgtaaaagaAATAGATGAATATGATGGCAATGAAAAcagtaataaaaacaataatggATGTAACGATAATAAAAGGAAAacatataatgatataaagGGTACAATTAAGAAGCCTATTCGAagaaaatttgaaaatattaatatgtataatagtgatcatataaataaaaaaataaatagtagaaaaataatggatagtcaaaaaaaagacgaaaatgaagaaaacaaaaaatgtaacttcattaaaaataaatattatgaaaaaataaacagtTTACTAAAACATATGCATATGAGTAAAATTGCTCgaaaaaatggataattgaaaattattGTCTAATTATGAATATCATAAAATCCCCATTGCATTACTAAATATTTACAAGGATTTTTCtgtgaataataaatagaaatgttttttttttttttttacaaaaatatataaatttgtatttagTTATGCACACAGAAATTAACATACTCTCTTGAAACTGTTTCACATTAGTGAAATAGCCAAAAGTacaaaattgaaaatatatgacATTATGTGTGCTATTAAAGgaactaaaaaaattaaataatattcctagattcttatttattttattttttgttcttaATATTAGTTACTTAGAATATCTTtctttttacaattttttttgtgttttatttcctatactttataattcatattttgaatttaaaatatataaaactatgtatatatgttttttttttgcattttatattcgatatgtataaatttttttagcaAATAATGActaaaatgataatttattttttttaaaatataaagtttgcataaaaaataaagacagatttttatatattcaaaaattgTGTTATAAATATCTTCAAATATAGATATGGTCATATATCAATGTTGTTAGAAAATTGTGTCAAactaattattttatgtcCCTTTTATTAGGTATCATATATGCAAAATAGacgataatataaaattatctTAAAggataaacaaaaatatagaattgtatgaaataaaaaaacgaacaatttgtaaacaaaaaatttatatatagaatgtacacataaatatatgcacatgTATGActgtgaaaaaaaaaatgggaaactaaagtatacatatatatatatatatacataatcgATTTATCCCAATTTCATGACATCCATTTCCTCTAAATCATCATTACTCATTATGTTCATGCTATTATCAACTTTATTGTATCTTTCCATTAATTCTTTAAGTTTTGAATTTTCTGGAACTATATTTTcggtattttttttatcatttttatttgtttgtgTATGTATTTCTATTCTTTTAGGGGATATAgatctctttttttttcggctatatatattttctactTTTATTGTAAGTGATGATTTATAAGAGGTTGGTCTGCGTGCATAATCTTTTCCAGTTGCAAGAGCTTTTTGGCTTTCAATTTTTcgaaatttattaattagtTCATCTTCTgtattttcatctttttcttttccatATCTTCCCTTTTTATCAGGTTCCGAACTTGATATTGATCGATCTATTTTTCTATGTGACCTATCTCTTGATCTTCTACTGCATCTATTTGACGATCTATTACGAATATAATCATCCTCTGATTTATTATGCACCGAATTATCTCGTACATCATTGtttcgtttttttcttcGTTTTTTATCTCGGCTTCTGTTTCGGGTTCTACCTCGGCTTTTGTCTCTACTTCTGCTTCTTCGCCTTCTTCTTCTTCGACTCCGGCTTCTGTCTCTACTTCGGTCTCTATCCCTTCCTCTGCCTTTGCTTCTCTCAACACTTGAGCGTCTATCGCTACCCTTACCCTTTTCCGAATCTTTAGATATTAATTTGACATATCCTAGATGgacaattttttcatttccgTCAATTTTCCTGATTCTAACAAAAACTTTTTCTTTCCCTTGATTTACTATACCACCAATTTCTCCTTTTTCCCATTCTCCactaaataaagaaaaaaaaaaataataaaaaaaaaataagaaaaataaatggatATGCAATGTTGCAAAACGAATTCGcaaaattttgaattaCTTGACATAGGCCATAATATGTTCTCCCTTTACAAACTTTGATATTtgttctttattttttttatgccGTTTTCTATGATCATTCATAAGCATAAGACGGGCGCcataaatgttttttatttttattggaAATCTTGGTAAAActaagttaaaaaaaaattatatatttatgtgaAGTATGAGATctatgttatattttttggaaaaaCATTCTTTacgaatatatataattatatcattaGCAATAGAATATAGAGAgttaaagaaatataatatataaaataaaaacaaacctgtattgaaatatttatcatcATATAATAAGCTTTGAGCATACTCTCCTATTGTCattaattttcttttatctGCAGAAACTGTAAATTCTTCATCATCGAGCAGATATGGCTCAAACCACATCCATAACTGCAAACAGATAAGaacataaaaatggaaaggAACACATGTGCATACATAGTTGTATCGTTATTGGTTctgttttgttttattctatcatttttcattttttacgTTGGAAGGGGAATGGACATATctcaaatataaaaatccGCATGCGCGAACATAACATGActctttattttcaattaagCTTTTTAgctacaaaaaaaaagaaaaaaaaaaaaaaaaatatgcaagATAGCCCTATGTAACGATTGAAAGATAGTATAGTTTCATAtttctataattttttccctttttgtttttattacttGTTTTTTCGATAAATGCATggtaaataatttataaagaCAACAAAAAAGTGTAGAAGGAGCTCTTGTACTTCCAATGCAATATGGTTCAGCATGATCAGCATATGAAAGAATTTCATCTAAAACTTCTTTAAATGTTTTAAGAGTTATAAGTGATCTAAAATACTCAgaagataaaatattatttcttaataaattatttacattataAGTAGATGTATTTGTCATTTCTAAaacgttttttttatcttcaatattattattattattaaagaTTGATGAAACTGATTGATTAAAACTAGTTAGCAATTTATTTCCttgaatattataatacaaaggattatttatgtttgcatctaaattattgtaactatatttatattgttcatcaattttattttgatacATATTCATAGGATTACTATAAGAATTATTGATTTGATTCCCTATTGGATATATAGGATTCCCCATATTAATTATGGGGTTAGGGTTTATAGAATAATAAGAAGGATCAACGTAATTGTAATtgattaaatatttctCTGATGCACCATACacgttattattattgttaaaaTTGGGGTTGTTATATGGAAAGTATTCTtcagaattatttttattattgataCCCATAGGAAACACACcattatttccattataataagaatgattataatttatatttcccATTTCGTTAGAATTTTCTTCACATGCTTTTGGTGGGGTGTGTGTAGTTGTATGTTctgcattttttatatttttatccatTTTGAATACTgtagcaaaaaaaaaaaattaaatagcAAACTTCTCTATATATCTGTTCATATATTACCAATATAGTATAAttgcattattattttgagaaaattttattaatacaaatatgtatataaaaatttatacacATCTcaccatatatatatacattgtCATTTTTGTTGGCATAGAATAATGTAGAAAATGGTGGACCATTTTGAAAGGTATTATGACTTGCCTCTAATTAAATAGGAAacgataaaataaaaataaaaataaaaaatggacAATAAGAAAGATGAGTGATAATCGTATAATagatatacaaataaaatgaacGAAATATGTGTGCTATTTATGATAACGAATTGTAAACCGATAAAAACACAAGTTTCatcttattttataaaagataaatttgtgtataaatacaatataaaggaaaaatatattaatttaaaaataataagaatgGATATTTCTCTATTATtaagaaaacaaaataaaaataaaaacaatgaataaaagtataaataaaaacaatgaatatagatataaatcatataaCACCAAACATAATTAccatgtgtatatatatgcttgTTTTAAAACCCTAGAACTGGataagcatatatatatatatatatatatatatattatatatttattctatGATTCATTTcttgtttttctttttaatttcgTATAGTATTGGAAAACAATGTTTAAGGTTAacatatttgaaaaattaataatacatttttccCCATCcatttatgaatatatccAATTGTTGTTAATATTGCattttaattctttatattttcatgtTTCGAACTTGTAGGTTTTGGAAAAGGGATTAAAATTTGTtcacatttattatatgtatatatatattatatatgcatttttataaaattaaaaaatatttgatttttttaaatttgaaTAACGAAGCAATTATTACTATCCCTTTCTCGTATAATCATTAATTCCaaatttaaacaaaattttattttttgaaaaaaatatattttattcgatttattttaattatatattttatggtATTTAAGTAAAATTCCTCCTTATTTAGGCAAGATAATTTTTgccataaaataaaaaaaaaattacaaataaatatgtaaatagaaaaaaggaaattttttacatattaagggatttaattaaaatcaattatttttaatatgaatTTGTGATTTCtcactttttattatgggaaaaaaatgagagaacagtattatatttttattacagatcctagtatatttt is a window of Plasmodium berghei ANKA genome assembly, chromosome: 10 DNA encoding:
- a CDS encoding pre-mRNA-splicing factor 38B, putative; the protein is MDKNIKNAEHTTTHTPPKACEENSNEMGNINYNHSYYNGNNGVFPMGINNKNNSEEYFPYNNPNFNNNNNVYGASEKYLINYNYVDPSYYSINPNPIINMGNPIYPIGNQINNSYSNPMNMYQNKIDEQYKYSYNNLDANINNPLYYNIQGNKLLTSFNQSVSSIFNNNNNIEDKKNVLEMTNTSTYNVNNLLRNNILSSEYFRSLITLKTFKEVLDEILSYADHAEPYCIGSTRAPSTLFCCLYKLFTMHLSKKQLKSLIENKESCYVRACGFLYLRYVHSPSNLWMWFEPYLLDDEEFTVSADKRKLMTIGEYAQSLLYDDKYFNTVLPRFPIKIKNIYGARLMLMNDHRKRHKKNKEQISKFVKGEHIMAYVNGEWEKGEIGGIVNQGKEKVFVRIRKIDGNEKIVHLGYVKLISKDSEKGKGSDRRSSVERSKGRGRDRDRSRDRSRSRRRRRRRSRSRDKSRGRTRNRSRDKKRRKKRNNDVRDNSVHNKSEDDYIRNRSSNRCSRRSRDRSHRKIDRSISSSEPDKKGRYGKEKDENTEDELINKFRKIESQKALATGKDYARRPTSYKSSLTIKVENIYSRKKKRSISPKRIEIHTQTNKNDKKNTENIVPENSKLKELMERYNKVDNSMNIMSNDDLEEMDVMKLG